The DNA region AAAGGTGACACATCTGGACTCACTGGTCCTGTCCAAGGAAGGAACACAAAGCACTGCAGAGGGCAGAGCTAAAGGAAGTCTCAAACCAGGATCTTCAAATTGTGATGCATCCTATGTTAGCTATGAAATTACACCCAAATAAAGAGTTGCCTAGTGTCTTAGTGGTTAGAATTCTAAGCTTTTATGCCATGAGTCCAATTCctgccatgggttcaatccctgggcaggagcTAAGATCCCCAAAGGCATATGGTAGAgcgaaaaaaagattaaaacaaaacaaaacaaaaccagggtAAGAAGGATGAGTTAAATGAGAAGaacaacatggaaaagaaaattctcaGATGATGTCTATGGTGTTTATTCACAGGATTTAGTTCCTGTAAGACAGACAGGGAAGGCTTgcaacagagaaagggaaaatgaagttcTAGTGACACTCTTGGAACAAATTAAGGGTTGACTTAGTTTTTCATGCCATGTGTTTGGTGACAAGCCTAGCAGTTTACTGTGTCTGAGTTTTGTATTTCTATCCGGTCTTTGTAtttatatgctttcatttctaagTTAAACAATTTTCCTTTCACCTTCCAAATATGCACACTTTTTATTGGCAGCATATACAGAATATAAACGCCTACCTCAATGGTGAAACAAGACTACAGACAGAAAAATGTTCAGCTTAGAGCAGAAAAAGGCAGAAGGAcagtttttttctcaattttaaatattttaatgatgtaAACTTTAGCAATGGCAAAACTAATTAAATCAGTGATAGAAATTAGTGCTTGGTGTCTATAATTCATCAAGTCTTCTGGGAACTAAACCTATATTGAGCCTTGAACAAACTGAATTTGAACCTCAAGAGTCTcctcatatacattttttttcaaaggtaAATATGACAGAAATACATGATCCCAGGCAGGATGAATCTAAGAACATGAAATCACACGTTCGGAGGAACACTGGACATGAAAGGCTGAGTATACACATGAAGAGCTGACTATAAATTACACGCCGAATTTTTATTTAATGCCTCCATGAAACACCCCTAACACCTAGATGTCCAGGGAGGTCAACTGTATTCCTCTATCCCTTCTACAGAGAAAAATCATGAACAGCGTGAATCTAGTATGTCAATCCAGGTGGTAGTTGATGTTTCAGTATTTCAAAGTTGTTGAGATCCCATTCATAGAGTATtttcaaggtttaaaaaaaaaaatatccaggaaaccaaattggaaaaaggaaaaaaaaaactttttaattacaAACCAAGTTTACATATTGTTAAATGGTCCCTAAAAGCTCATTGTAACCACTCCTAAAACCACTAGCAGGACCTCACAGGAGCCAAACTGCAGTTCTTGTCCATTGCTGATAATTCCCAGTATGCTATAGCAGCGGTTATTTCATGCCATGTTTATAAAGAACAAGGACCAATTTACACAAAGTACAATTGTATATCCTTAAACATTTCACACAAACAGAGTGCACATGCTGGCACTGGAAGATGTCAGCTCTAAACACCGTGTACTGTACCCGAAGTAGTGGCTGAAGAGAAAGCACACTTTCTATCTGAAAGCATGAGGTGGAATACAGCATGGGAGTGTTGTTAACACTGTAAAATACTACACACATAGTGACATAAACTGACATTTAACTGGGAAGAAATTTTCGTCATTCCAAGACATATATataactttgaaaagaaaactagCAGCTTTTACCTGGGCTTCTAAATATTTGTGAATCTGAGACTGACTGCACCCAGCCAGACTCCAAGCAAAGGTAAATGATGTTAGTGTACCATCTTTTACAAAGAATTTCGTCAACATGGCCCTCACCTACTGAGGCCAGACGAGAGCTTAAGAGGTCAGTGCCCGATGTCTCCAGAGTGCCCTTGTGAACAGCTTAGGGAATGATggtaggggagagggaggaaCGGTTGGGGAATTTGTCTCTCATGATTCTGTGCTATGTCACTGGAGGGGCTGAGGTAAAGGTTTGGTCAGTGGAACACACAAGTTTACCCTTAAAGCCATGTAAAAGACAGTCCATTCAGTCTGTGCTTTTGACTGTGTACAAAGTACTGGAAACAATGCCTTTAGGGGCTCAGGTGATCAGAGAACATCAATCAATAGGCACTCCAGAAGGAAGACACCAGAAATGCAGTCCTTCAATTGCATTCCCATTACTGTTCTCACCAAGTCAGTGGCTATAAAAGACCTGATTGTTTATCTCCACCGGGCAATGTGACTTGGTTTGACATAATCACATGGTGTCAGGCTCCACATGTAAAAATGTCAGAAGTGGCTGAAGAGCAGCAGCTCCATGCTGAAGGGACCCATTTCCTCTGACTCCAGAGCTCCACCATCTGGTCTCAAAGTTTTTCCCTCTGAGGGAATGGCTGAAGAGAGGTAGCCCAGTGCAACCCTGCAGAGAGAACTTGGCAACCAGTGACACCAAAGGACTCGCTGAGAGGGAGCGAGCTTTCCAACGCTTACATCCAGAGCTCCTGAGATTGCCTTGCAAGTCGTCTTGGGCATGCTTCAGAAAAACATGATGATTCTGGTAGAAGGTGTTTTTTAGGAATAAAACAGATGGCTCCTCTTCTTTCAAGTTTTTTCACCTCACCCCAAAGTATCTTGAGAACATCAGTTCATAAATGCTACCATCTTTTTCTATCACTACCCtcctggaggaaggggaaggtTTCTCCACTCTAAGTGCTCAAGAAGAAATACCATTGAGAGAGCTCTGTACTAACATGAGAGTTATTAACATTGGGACTCCCAAGAACATTTCAGTAAGCTCTCAATCTCTGAGGGAAATCATCAGAGTGATTTTTGGAAGAGATTAGTATTAGTCACCATGACCACAAGTGAGTTTTACCATCTGTCCATTTATCATCTTCTTTAATGCTTTCTTACCCCTCTTAATTTTCAatgaaattaaagtgaaaataagttaaaagaaTCCTGAACCTGATGGAGGTAGACTATctcataattttatctttaatatgACTCAAACCACCCtaactgagattttattttttatagttaatTCAAAAGGTATGCATAAGGAAAGTATTTCTCAGACTTTTCAATCCattatctttttataaataaaacttgcATACCTATTCTGTAATTTGTATTATGTTTTTTTAACATATAGTCAGTCTTGTTAAGAATCATGCATTGAGAACTATCTCACATAAAGATAAAACAACTGACCCTGGGACAGTGAAAGAATTCAGTGCTGTTTGAGAGCAGGTATCAAGCTGTCAAAGATCCTAAATCCAGTTACCAGGTTAGGAGttcaggaggaaaaataatgCTATCTTTCAAACAAATATGCAACAATGTCTTTCCCAACAAAGGGCTGAGTCCTAAATGCAGTCTGTGCAACAGCACATACCTTTGGCTATGTTCACACAGTAAACCATAGAAACACACTGGCTCTGATGGCTACCTGTGAACAGTGTTTACTTAGTATAGCCACTGGTGGCTTCTTCGGTCAGCAGGACTTTAGAGATGCTTACCGTGTGCCCACAGTCCAGGAAGGACATGCCCAGTGCAATCAAACATTGCCAAccctaaaagagaaaatatagtcATCATTCGCTGACCCCTCTGGAGAGCCCACTTACCCCCCTCACCGCCCACACTGCACTGCTCAGATGCAAACCTCTTTGCTGTACTAACTGCAGTCCTCAGCTCCCTCTGTTCCTACTGCTTTGTGTTTGTGGTGTGTTTGTGGCAGAATTCCTTGAAGACCACTACCCATTTCAGTCCTACTCCACTCCTCACAATGCAGGGCAATGACTGACTGGCTAATACAACTGCAACAGTCTCCTGAACTAAACAGTAGGAATTCACCTAGAACCAGTCCTCAGGCTTGAAAATGGGTCTTCAACATTTTCTACAGCCTCAGGGTGACTAAGAACGACTCGGCACTGTCATAACTGATCTGCATGAAGGAAGGATCCTCTTAAGTTCTACAGCactcttttttttgggggagggggggcggggggggcggttGCAGAGCtcagttcccttaccagggactgaatctgggagTTTGAAGTGAAAGCCAGAAATACTAACCACTACACCACCAAGAGTCACCCTACAGCGAATTGTTAAAACAATTTCTGTCAAGGCCATACTGAGTTACTTGGGTTTCCTGGGAGTAAGTCCTTGTATTGTAGGGTCAGTATAATCTTAGTGTGCCCATGGTTTACTGAGGAAAAAAGCAGAGCTATATCTATCTAAGACATAATTTCTCGATATTCATTAAAATGATGTTCCCAGTCAAGTATCTGGCAGACCCTGACACGGGGGCTAGGTAAGTATTGTCAGATGAGCAGGGGGTTTCTATCATCCAGTCTTCCCATTCTCTGTAGCAGACATGGTATAAATTCAGCTGTCCCCAGTCCTCAGCCCCTGTGATTTTTAGAGAAACCTGTCTAGAATAATGAGGGAGATGTGTTGTTGGCATAGCTGCTTTTCACTGATATAAGTAATGTTACAGAAGAAggtgaaaatagagaaaagaatataTCCATAATCCCACCATCCAAAGGCAACTACTATTACCATTTTACATAACTTACTCTAGACTCTTGACCATTTTTTTATTATCTAGGTGTTTATAATTctgcattccttttcttttcattattatttattttgcattccttttcGATATAGCTTGTTTTATAACCACCATTCTTTAGTAATTCTAGAATAATTCAACGAGAGATTATCACTATTTACTTGAGTCGTCACTGGACAGCTATTAAGCAGTAGAGCTGGGCAGGGCTGTGAACCCACATGTGCTCCCCGCAAAGATCTGAAATCACAAGACACAGCTCCATTCTCCAACCCCATCTCATACCACTCTACTTTCTACACGGCTGATCTTTGAGTTCTTCAAACATACTACACTCTCTTGTTAGGAATTATTAGGAATGGAAACCAGACAGAGTGacagattttgaaaaatgatGGCTCTTAAGAACAGAGGgaaaatttatgattaaaaatattctttagtcACAGCTGGTTTAACAATTTCATACAAATCGTGTCAGTAACCTGAAGACAGGTAACCATATGCTCTTTTGGGTCCTTTCTCTTCTGAGTGTTAGATGCACCTCaccacccctgcctcctcccagctgGACTTACCAAGTAAAAGACAAAGCTCAGATAAGCTACGCTGACCACTGCAGCCACCACGTACAATACCACGTGCCCTAGATCCTGCACATAAACCACGACAAAGTACATGTTGATGGAACAGATGATAAGGACCAAGATACCGCCTGCAATCCTCCAGCCTCTGTCAAAAGAATCAGCACAGTTATTGGTAGAACAATCCAACCTGtccacaaacagaaaaaaacactgTGTCTTTTGGGGTCACAGGACAGGAGTAAGTggcatttaaaaacaaaccaaaaagtgCTTATGTCCCAGATTAGGTTAAATGAGCCAAAGTTACACAATGatagggagaaagaggaagaagagaaaaaaaaaacactatcaaATAATCCCTGTTATTTAAGCCCCTAAAAATGCAACAAGCCTTACAAGTGAAAAAGTCATGAGTCTCTAGAGACGCAACAAGTCATTTAAATACCCCAGGTACTTTAGAGATGTATATAAAAGGTATTAGCTTATGCCTCCCTCATTAAGATCATTTAACATGGATTTAAGATACTTTAACCTTCAGTGGCTGAAGTTGAAGAGTTAAAGccctaaaagttaaaaaatttccCACCAGAAACAAAAAATGTGCTTGCCCTCCATTGTTAAATTCATGGTCTccattttctttgatattttttacactgaagtatagctgattcacaatgttgtgtttatttatttttaatttttggccacaccctgtggcatgtaggactttagttccctgacctgggatggaAATCGCACCTCCTGCgctggaaggcagagtctcaaccactggaccaccaggaagtccccaacAGTCTCTATTTTCTAAGTCAGAGATTGAGAGGGCAGCTCTAGAATCATGTCTTAAAGCACATAGTCCCCCTATGACTTAATTTCTGACTGGTCAGTTTGATGAAGATACCCTTCCCCCACACATCTTGGGGAACTAACAGAAGTACACTCACAATCCATTGGCAAATTCGCTCATCACAGGCCGCAAGCTCGTAAAAGTGAGGATGGGTATGAGAGCAAAGGGaagctgcaaaagaaaaaaataagatcagaCAGGGCTACGGGGGTTCCTGTAATACCCTAGAGAGCAGCACAGTTAGCAAAAGGGAACCACAGACCCTGCCTCACCTACTCTGTGAGAAATGATTCTTGTCATCGCAACATGCTGGAGGGTTATGTGGAAATTTGTAGCATGAACCTAGCGTCAGTTATGCTCATAGTGTCTACAAAATTTCTATCTGCCTTGTCTTCTTAATCTCCATAATACCCAACAGTCTCATTTACATTATTTAATGTTCGCTTTGGTTAATGAATAATTTTGTGTTCTATATGTAATTACAGCTTATAATTCCCATTCAACAGGCTTAGAAAAAAACAAGCCACTTCTAAAAACCTTTTAGATTCCAGAGATTTCATATGCATTCACCATAGACCAAGACTGtgcctctttcttcctctgaatTTTCCCCACACCCACACTAGGCTTGGTACCTAAGAGCAATACAGAATGCCTCCTGACTCAATGGGATGTGAGtttccccagctccctcctcacCTGTAAACTCTGAAGAACATTCAGGAAGTCATTCATTCCTGTTAGATGCTCCACATCTTGGAAGACGGCCACAAGCAGAGTGGGGATGATGGCAATAGAACGGGTAAGAATCACTCGGGCAAAGCGTGACCACTTTAGGTTCAGGAATCcctggaagaaaacacagaaggagGATGAGTGTctgaaagaggaaacagaaaaaggtCTGAGGAGGTTTGGGAAGACCTTAGAGGCACAGAATTAAGAAGGGACAAAAGGGCAACATCCCCTTCCTCTCGTCTATCCCAGTCACAGCAGCGCGTACCTCCATGACAAACTGGCCGGAATAGGTTCCTGTCATGGTGGAGCTCTGCCCCGCAGCCAGGATCCCCACAGCCCAGATGTAGAGAGCGGCAGGCCCGAAGTAACACCCCAGCACAACACCCTGGAGAGGCAAGGGAGAGAGATCACCTGAGACAACACCCCAAACATATCCTTGGTGTCACTTCTCCCCATTCCTGGCTATGCACCCACCTCTACCAAGCGCTGTGCTGGCACTGTCCCAGAAGCTAGACTCGGGTCCTGACCTCGTATTAGAGGCTTTCAACCTAAATTCTGTTGGATAGGCCCCCATTCCTCCTCAGCCTagtcccttctcttctctaggcTCCTAAAGCTTTTATCCTCAACTCATATGTTacgtatcaaaaagaaaaatgactataACACACTTCCCAAATTATATTCCTAAACACACTATTCTGGAAGATGGTAATAGGAATGGAGAGAAACCTCCaataaatttcagaaatgttaaataCTATGTATTGTGTACCACTGGAGGTTCACAATGTAATCAGCATAAAAGGGACAGAGAGGCCCCAGTAAAGACCACTttactggaacttccctggcagtccagtagttaagactctgtgatcccatgcaAGGGGCAGAAATTtcacccctggtccgggaactgagatcccacatgccacacagcacaatctaaataaataaatagtcttcagccacacacacaaaaaagaccaCTTTACCAGGGATACTTCTTTAGTCTCCCCAATTAACACATAGAAAACAATATGCTATCAACATAAGTTTGGGAATTGCTGATACAATTAAATCATCTTGTCAGCTGATCTCCTATTCCCTTCCACGTAATCCAAAAGGCTTGTCTGGCATCTGGACCTCTGAAAAAAAGACACTCCACAGAAGATATGCTGAGCTCCGAAGTGAACCCACTGAAAAGACCAGACACTATGCTGAGAATCTTGATTCAGGAGCAGAGATCAGAAATCCGGACTCGTTTACCCCTTTGTAGATGTCCACAGCCAGTGTTGAGTTATCGTCTGGGAAAAGGTGAGTGTGGGGACTGCTGCTGTTTGTACAGACCGCAACCTGGAACCAAAGCAGTTTAGGATCAACTTTTGAGTCCAGAACTCAGAGAAGACCTCTCCAACAGCTCACACACAGACGGATCATCTAAGAAACGAGTCCTACAGGTGAGACACTGGACACAGGCTGATGAAAGCAGAGGCTGGCGGCAGGTCCTTGAGCTCTGCCTCCCCACTTTTCCTACGCCCCCAGGTCACCAAAAGCTTCTCCTCGAGTCAGAGTGTGCATGGTAATACACGAATGCTGGgtcattttaaatgataataggTGGTGAGGGCCCTTAAACAGACTTCAAATATGAGAGGACGCCCAGAACAGAGTGGCCTATTCAAAGCAGAGCCAGGAGTCAGAGGTCCTATGGGTGGGAATCAAAGGACTTATCAAAACtagattggcaaaaaaaaaaaacacctagatTGGCAATCAGGAGTCAAGAGGACAGAGAATTCAGTGTGATAAAATAGCCTGTCTAgccatagctttattttctgttGGCTGACTCCTCCCGCCGGTAAGCACTAAATGGCAGGACTGGCAAGCAGCCAGTAGTTGGTAAACAGGAAGCAAAAGGGGATGAGAACAGCCAAACAGACATGAAGCCACCAACAACGGCACGAGGCAACCTTGGGCTAAGACATGCTTCCTTACCTGTTTAAAGCTACGAAGGAGGGTCTGGGCTTGGTCACAGCCCCAGATGTAAACCTGAGTAGTGCCATGACTTAGGGGCAGCACTGAGATCTATTTCCCCTGAGCTCGAAGTCACTGTCACGTTTTCCTGCCCCAATGCAGCCTCCTCTTTACCCTCACATCCACTACTACCCAGGACCGGGGCTTACTTACCACCTGCTCGTTGGTTTTCCCAAAAAATGCTTCAGCAAACACCGAGACAACAAAGACATTGATGATAAAGGAAACAAAGAGAGCAATGCAGGATTCAATGAAGAAGTACTTATTCGCTTCTCGAACTTCCTGCTTATTGGCTCGGTCTACCTGTCTGGACTAGAGAGAACAGCAACAGTCACTCTTTGATGAATTGGAACAAGTTTCCTTGTGATATTTCATAAGTCTGTAGTCAGGTGAAAGGCCTAAGGGGCAAACAACTGACCACATGAAATGTGAGACTCCACTTACATCCTGATTCACTGAGTGAGTAAGAAGTCATGACCCTTTGATGACATCATACATCccaaagaggaaaaagtgaaCGAGTGACTGCTGAGCCTTCAGTTATGTGGCTGGAAGAACTGCTGACCTATGAGAACAATCTGATTTCAGACCTAATGGGGACACCACCTTAATTACAAAGGTCTctgaaatcttccaacaaacgaTTGTGATGGATTAACTGGTAAAAGACAGATTAGGCTCTTTCCTCCTGATTTCCATGAGGCCATTCAGGCATCTGAGATTTAAAGACAAGAGACACGGTGCCCCTTCAGATCTTTTAAGAAGGACTCTAGTCCCTTCTCTATGTCATCTTGGTCCCATCTCTGGTCACCTTGGTGATACAAGAGTGTGCAGTCCAACTGTGGAAAAACACATGCTCCTTCAGGGCTTCAACAGTTGTGAACTAAGTGTGTGTCCCTTGCAACGAAAGGAAAAGATGCCATGAAACTACACAGGCCACTGAGATAAGAAAGGTCTTGCTCACCTTAACTAAGGCAGAATGCAGGTACATGTTGTGTGGCATGATAACAGCGCCCACGATGCCCACAGCCTGCTCAGTCTGTGGGGTACGACAGCCTGAACAGGATGGCAGGAACATGCCTTTGAGGACCTGGGTCTGGCTGGGTTTCACTGTAACATACTACACACAAACAGAACAGCTATTAGTCTTTTCTGGAATATGAGACTAGGGAGTAACACAGTACTAGAAAACACTGCATCTTTACTCCTTAAACCCCTTCATCAACAACTACACAGGAAATGAGGAACACAGAACCACCCAAAAAAACCAAGCAGTACAGTTCAGAGAATTT from Bos mutus isolate GX-2022 chromosome 5, NWIPB_WYAK_1.1, whole genome shotgun sequence includes:
- the SLC11A2 gene encoding natural resistance-associated macrophage protein 2 isoform X2, producing MVLGPEQKIPDDASGDHGDSASLGAINPAYSSSSIPQSPGAGSEDPFTTYFDEKIAIPEEEYSCFSFRKLWAFTGPGFLMSIAYLDPGNIESDLQSGAVAGFKLLWVLLLATIVGLLLQRLAARLGVVTGLHLAEVCHRQYPRVPRIILWLMVELAIIGSDMQEVIGSAIAINLLSVGRIPLWGGVLITIADTFVFLFLDKYGLRKLEAFFGFLITIMALTFGYEYVTVKPSQTQVLKGMFLPSCSGCRTPQTEQAVGIVGAVIMPHNMYLHSALVKSRQVDRANKQEVREANKYFFIESCIALFVSFIINVFVVSVFAEAFFGKTNEQVVAVCTNSSSPHTHLFPDDNSTLAVDIYKGGVVLGCYFGPAALYIWAVGILAAGQSSTMTGTYSGQFVMEGFLNLKWSRFARVILTRSIAIIPTLLVAVFQDVEHLTGMNDFLNVLQSLQLPFALIPILTFTSLRPVMSEFANGLGWRIAGGILVLIICSINMYFVVVYVQDLGHVVLYVVAAVVSVAYLSFVFYLGWQCLIALGMSFLDCGHTYHLGLTVQPELYLLNTVDADSLVSR
- the SLC11A2 gene encoding natural resistance-associated macrophage protein 2 isoform X1; protein product: MVLGPEQKIPDEDASGDHGDSASLGAINPAYSSSSIPQSPGAGSEDPFTTYFDEKIAIPEEEYSCFSFRKLWAFTGPGFLMSIAYLDPGNIESDLQSGAVAGFKLLWVLLLATIVGLLLQRLAARLGVVTGLHLAEVCHRQYPRVPRIILWLMVELAIIGSDMQEVIGSAIAINLLSVGRIPLWGGVLITIADTFVFLFLDKYGLRKLEAFFGFLITIMALTFGYEYVTVKPSQTQVLKGMFLPSCSGCRTPQTEQAVGIVGAVIMPHNMYLHSALVKSRQVDRANKQEVREANKYFFIESCIALFVSFIINVFVVSVFAEAFFGKTNEQVVAVCTNSSSPHTHLFPDDNSTLAVDIYKGGVVLGCYFGPAALYIWAVGILAAGQSSTMTGTYSGQFVMEGFLNLKWSRFARVILTRSIAIIPTLLVAVFQDVEHLTGMNDFLNVLQSLQLPFALIPILTFTSLRPVMSEFANGLGWRIAGGILVLIICSINMYFVVVYVQDLGHVVLYVVAAVVSVAYLSFVFYLGWQCLIALGMSFLDCGHTYHLGLTVQPELYLLNTVDADSLVSR
- the SLC11A2 gene encoding natural resistance-associated macrophage protein 2 isoform X3 — translated: MVLGPEQKIPDEDASGDHGDSASLGAINPAYSSSSIPQSPGAGSEDPFTTYFDEKIAIPEEEYSCFSFRKLWAFTGPGFLMSIAYLDPGNIESDLQSGAVAGFKLLWVLLLATIVGLLLQRLAARLGVVTGLHLAEVCHRQYPRVPRIILWLMVELAIIGSDMQEVIGSAIAINLLSVGRIPLWGGVLITIADTFVFLFLDKYGLRKLEAFFGFLITIMALTFGYEYVTVKPSQTQVLKGMFLPSCSGCRTPQTEQAVGIVGAVIMPHNMYLHSALVKSRQVDRANKQEVREANKYFFIESCIALFVSFIINVFVVSVFAEAFFGKTNEQVVAVCTNSSSPHTHLFPDDNSTLAVDIYKGGVVLGCYFGPAALYIWAVGILAAGQSSTMTGTYSGQFVMEGFLNLKWSRFARVILTRSIAIIPTLLVAVFQDVEHLTGMNDFLNVLQSLQLPFALIPILTFTSLRPVMSEFANGLGWRIAGGILVLIICSINMYFVVVYVQDLGHVVLYVVAAVVSVAYLSFVFYLGLAMFDCTGHVLPGLWAHGKHL